From the genome of Verrucomicrobiia bacterium, one region includes:
- a CDS encoding BlaI/MecI/CopY family transcriptional regulator: protein MARVPVISESEWKVMKVLWARSPLPAMEIIEALSGTEDWHPNTVKTLLSRLHKKKALGVEKHKNLYLYRPLVSEADCVKTESESFLERVFGGAVKPLLLHFVEKQRLSSQDLDELRKVLRQKQK from the coding sequence ATGGCGCGAGTCCCGGTAATATCCGAATCGGAATGGAAGGTGATGAAGGTCCTCTGGGCCCGTTCACCCCTGCCCGCGATGGAGATCATCGAGGCGCTGTCGGGCACGGAAGACTGGCATCCGAACACGGTGAAGACGCTGCTGAGCCGTTTGCACAAGAAGAAAGCGCTGGGAGTCGAGAAGCATAAGAATCTTTATTTATATCGCCCGCTGGTTTCGGAAGCGGATTGTGTGAAGACGGAGAGCGAATCTTTTTTGGAGCGCGTGTTTGGCGGCGCAGTAAAGCCGTTGCTGTTGCATTTCGTGGAGAAGCAGCGGTTGTCATCGCAGGACCTGGACGAATTGCGCAAGGTTCTGCGGCAAAAGCAAAAGTAG
- a CDS encoding SDR family oxidoreductase codes for MRILIVGCGYVGVPLGAELVRLGHEVHGMRRSAEGEAELKAAGIKLVVADVAKTSDLAALPGPYDWVVNCVSSTRGGAEEYRAVYLQGAKNLVEWLAAAPPKKFVYTSSTSVYGQTDGSQVKETSPAEPANETSQILVETEKVLLAAAQEKKFPAVVLRVAGIYGPERGHLFLQYLKNEAKISGQGERLINMIHRDDLVGVIIAALKNGRAGEIYNAVDDEPIAQVHFFRWLSETLGKWMPPFATEEETAGRKRGLTHKKVQNRKLKMELGYQFKYPNFRKGYTAEIQRLDEAGQLNIEPEPR; via the coding sequence ATGCGCATATTGATCGTCGGTTGTGGATATGTCGGAGTGCCGCTGGGTGCGGAGTTGGTGCGGCTGGGGCATGAAGTCCACGGTATGCGCCGCTCGGCGGAGGGCGAGGCGGAATTGAAAGCGGCGGGAATCAAATTGGTCGTCGCAGATGTGGCGAAAACTTCAGACCTCGCGGCATTGCCCGGACCTTATGATTGGGTAGTGAATTGTGTGTCTTCGACGCGCGGCGGGGCGGAGGAATATCGCGCGGTGTACTTGCAGGGCGCAAAAAATCTCGTTGAATGGCTTGCGGCAGCGCCGCCGAAGAAATTCGTCTATACGAGCAGCACGAGTGTCTATGGGCAGACAGATGGTTCGCAGGTCAAGGAGACAAGTCCGGCCGAACCGGCCAATGAGACGAGCCAGATTTTGGTCGAGACGGAAAAAGTTTTGCTGGCGGCGGCGCAGGAGAAAAAATTTCCCGCAGTGGTTTTGCGCGTGGCGGGAATTTATGGGCCGGAGCGGGGGCATCTGTTTTTGCAATATCTGAAAAATGAAGCGAAGATTTCCGGCCAGGGTGAGCGATTGATCAATATGATTCATCGCGACGATTTGGTGGGAGTGATCATCGCGGCATTAAAGAATGGGCGCGCGGGCGAGATTTATAATGCGGTGGACGACGAGCCGATCGCGCAGGTGCATTTTTTCCGCTGGCTTTCGGAAACACTGGGCAAATGGATGCCGCCGTTCGCCACCGAGGAGGAAACCGCCGGGCGCAAGCGCGGGCTGACGCATAAAAAAGTGCAGAATCGCAAGTTGAAGATGGAACTCGGCTACCAGTTTAAATATCCGAACTTTCGCAAAGGTTACACGGCGGAAATCCAGCGGCTGGATGAAGCGGGGCAGTTAAACATCGAGCCGGAGCCGAGGTGA
- a CDS encoding glucosamine-6-phosphate deaminase, translating into MSNVSSVAAAPIKTFQVDALPIRVYASQADLSEDAARLVHAYLLEVLAKQGSAAAILATGNSQIKFLEALIRLGQVDWSKITLFHMDEYLGINGDHKASFRRYMRERVASLVKPRAFHYLEGDALLPMDECDRYTKLLRAQPIDLCCMGVGENGHLAFNDPPIANFEDARTVTIAKLDHACRQQQVGEGHFPGLDAVPQYALTLTIPTLCSAKKVICISPEKRKAHAIKAALHGPISTACPASVLRRYPHATLLVDTDSTSLL; encoded by the coding sequence ATGAGCAACGTATCTTCCGTGGCCGCCGCGCCGATTAAAACTTTTCAAGTGGACGCCCTGCCCATCCGGGTTTATGCCAGCCAGGCAGATTTGTCCGAGGACGCCGCGCGGCTTGTCCACGCATATTTGCTCGAAGTGCTCGCGAAGCAAGGCTCTGCCGCCGCCATCCTGGCCACGGGAAATTCGCAGATCAAATTTCTCGAGGCTCTGATTCGCCTGGGTCAAGTGGATTGGTCGAAGATCACGCTCTTTCACATGGACGAATATCTCGGCATCAACGGCGACCACAAGGCGAGCTTCCGCCGTTACATGCGCGAACGCGTCGCCAGCCTCGTGAAGCCGCGTGCGTTTCATTATCTCGAAGGCGATGCCTTGCTGCCGATGGACGAATGCGATCGCTACACGAAATTGCTGCGCGCGCAGCCGATTGATTTATGCTGCATGGGCGTTGGCGAAAATGGTCACCTGGCTTTCAACGATCCGCCGATCGCAAATTTTGAAGATGCGCGTACCGTCACCATCGCGAAACTGGATCACGCCTGCCGCCAGCAGCAAGTCGGCGAAGGCCATTTCCCCGGACTCGATGCCGTCCCGCAATACGCCTTGACGCTTACCATTCCTACGCTGTGCTCTGCGAAAAAAGTGATTTGTATCTCTCCCGAGAAACGCAAAGCCCACGCCATCAAAGCCGCGTTGCACGGCCCCATCAGCACGGCGTGTCCGGCGTCCGTCCTGCGACGGTACCCGCACGCGACGCTCCTGGTGGATACCGATTCGACCAGCCTGCTCTGA
- the ddpX gene encoding D-alanyl-D-alanine dipeptidase, with protein sequence MFHPWLKNLRREFLVMAGFLLLLTGCATAHKNAADLVDVKAYVPGVVLDIRYATTNNFTGQQLYPVARCCLRREAAERLREVETELQPLGYKLKIFDGYRPLSVQKRMWAIYPHPGFVADPAKGSRHNRGAAVDLTLIRLDGSDVPTPTPFDDFTERAHRGYMHLPTEAIQNRELLQRVMTKHGFTGLPTEWWHFDLNNWREYPIMDVDYSQIKAVQ encoded by the coding sequence GTGTTCCATCCGTGGCTGAAAAATCTGCGCCGCGAATTTTTGGTGATGGCGGGATTTTTATTGCTGCTCACCGGTTGCGCAACGGCTCACAAAAATGCGGCGGACCTCGTGGATGTAAAAGCCTACGTTCCCGGTGTGGTGCTGGATATTCGTTACGCCACGACGAATAATTTCACCGGGCAACAACTTTATCCCGTGGCGCGCTGCTGTCTGCGACGCGAGGCGGCGGAACGATTGCGCGAAGTGGAGACGGAATTGCAACCGCTCGGTTATAAGCTGAAAATATTTGACGGGTATCGGCCGTTGTCGGTGCAGAAAAGGATGTGGGCGATTTATCCGCACCCCGGGTTCGTGGCCGACCCGGCGAAGGGCTCGCGGCATAATCGCGGCGCGGCGGTGGATTTAACTTTGATCAGACTTGATGGCTCGGATGTGCCGACGCCCACGCCGTTCGACGACTTCACGGAGCGGGCGCATCGCGGTTACATGCATCTACCGACGGAGGCGATTCAAAATCGGGAGTTGCTGCAACGCGTGATGACGAAGCACGGTTTCACGGGACTGCCAACGGAATGGTGGCATTTCGACCTGAACAACTGGCGTGAGTACCCGATCATGGACGTGGATTATTCGCAAATCAAAGCGGTGCAGTGA
- a CDS encoding excinuclease ABC subunit UvrC, whose amino-acid sequence MSTPESLRKKLQELPHKPGIYLMKDRFGTVIYVGKARDLRKRVSSYFQPSRRFGWDLKFKALVEAIHDLDVHIVRSEPEALLLESKLIKEFHPRYNISFRDDKRFLMLKLNLNDPIPRFVLTRFKQEDGARYFGPFVHASALRNTLNMVRRQFHLRGCRPLTPTERDYKHCLYGNLKFCTAPCINNVTREQYLEQVKAACDFLSGQCEEMQEQLTDEMRKAAAAQDYEKAAMYRDAIADLKQTTSRTNKFERLPYTLPVAIEPQRDLAELGQVLNLPGPPMRIEGFDISNISGTFAVASMVSFKNGRPDRSNYRKFKMKTVVGQNDFACMAETVRRRYSRLLKEGAPPKISETQTTSPGATGELLPVIEETKKGKEKLPAQLNPVPRNMPDLILIDGGKGQLNAACEELAKLGLNAIPIVGLAKEFEEIYQPGKSEPLRLSHDTGALKLLQRVRDESHRFANTYNAALRLRKISESILDEFPSIGERRKAALLKKFGSVQRLRLATVEQISEVPGFGGKAAAELKTFLEARSVTGEKQ is encoded by the coding sequence ATGTCCACGCCAGAATCGTTGCGAAAAAAATTGCAGGAGTTACCGCATAAGCCGGGGATTTACCTGATGAAGGACCGGTTCGGCACGGTGATTTACGTGGGCAAGGCGCGGGATTTGCGCAAGCGCGTCAGTTCGTATTTCCAACCGTCGCGGCGGTTCGGCTGGGACTTGAAATTCAAGGCGCTCGTGGAAGCGATCCACGATCTGGATGTCCACATCGTGCGTAGCGAACCCGAGGCGCTGCTGCTCGAAAGCAAACTCATCAAGGAATTTCATCCGCGTTACAACATCAGCTTCCGCGATGACAAACGCTTTCTCATGCTCAAGTTGAACCTGAATGATCCCATCCCGCGTTTCGTCCTGACGCGTTTCAAGCAGGAGGATGGCGCGCGCTATTTCGGGCCGTTCGTGCATGCGTCGGCCTTGCGCAATACGCTGAACATGGTGCGCCGGCAATTTCATTTGCGCGGCTGCCGTCCGCTCACGCCGACCGAACGCGATTACAAACATTGCCTCTACGGCAATTTGAAATTTTGCACCGCCCCATGCATCAACAACGTCACGCGCGAGCAATATCTCGAGCAAGTGAAGGCCGCGTGCGATTTTCTCTCCGGCCAATGCGAGGAGATGCAGGAGCAACTCACCGACGAAATGCGCAAGGCGGCGGCGGCGCAGGATTATGAGAAGGCCGCGATGTATCGGGACGCCATCGCGGATTTGAAACAGACGACGAGCCGCACCAATAAATTTGAGCGGCTGCCTTACACGCTGCCGGTGGCGATTGAACCCCAACGCGATCTCGCCGAGTTGGGGCAAGTGTTGAATCTGCCCGGACCGCCGATGCGCATTGAGGGTTTCGACATTTCAAATATCAGCGGGACATTCGCCGTGGCGTCCATGGTGAGTTTCAAAAATGGGCGGCCCGACCGCTCGAACTATCGCAAGTTCAAGATGAAGACTGTGGTCGGGCAAAACGATTTTGCGTGCATGGCGGAAACGGTGCGACGCCGGTACTCACGTCTGTTGAAAGAAGGCGCGCCGCCGAAAATTTCTGAAACGCAAACAACTTCTCCAGGCGCCACCGGAGAATTGCTTCCCGTCATCGAAGAAACAAAAAAAGGAAAAGAAAAATTACCGGCGCAACTCAATCCCGTGCCGCGAAACATGCCGGACTTGATCTTGATTGATGGCGGCAAAGGACAGTTGAACGCGGCGTGTGAGGAGTTGGCGAAACTCGGCTTGAACGCGATTCCTATCGTCGGGCTGGCGAAGGAATTTGAGGAGATTTATCAACCGGGAAAGAGCGAGCCGTTGCGGCTTTCGCACGACACGGGCGCGCTGAAATTGTTGCAACGCGTCCGCGATGAATCGCATCGGTTCGCGAATACCTACAACGCGGCATTGCGGCTGCGGAAAATTTCGGAGAGCATCCTGGATGAATTTCCAAGCATTGGCGAACGGCGCAAGGCGGCCTTGTTGAAAAAGTTTGGTTCAGTTCAGCGGCTTCGACTGGCCACCGTGGAACAAATCTCGGAAGTGCCGGGCTTTGGCGGCAAAGCGGCAGCGGAGTTGAAGACATTTCTGGAAGCGCGCTCGGTGACGGGGGAGAAGCAATGA
- a CDS encoding sigma-70 family RNA polymerase sigma factor: MSNDDLTLLRDYSRDRSEDAFAALVTRYVNLVYSVALRQTGDPHLAEEITQAVFILLARKADSLGSKVILPGWLCRTARNVAANALTLQRRRQHREQKAYMESRLNEPGPEHDAWQQIAPLLDAAMDQLGQQHHDAVVLRFFENRNFKDVGVALGVSEDAAKMRVSRALEKLRKFFTKRGVVSSAASIAGAISTNSIQAAPAALAGTISAAAFSEAATSIFTATKVIAMTTLQKAIITAAVVSIVGAGIFAVRLNSRLREQNEAFQQQQALLASQLEQLQHNRADASNRIASLTGELAKNRRNDAELLKLRGEVTQLTGASSEPSAAAEKIWLNKIVKLKKILQERPDKRVPEMQFLTEKDWGDASWDADFDTEDGIRVALSNLRGMAENTFLNEMMKAAMKKYLAANNDILPASLLQLEPFFDVPVTDDMLQRYKLVQTGKVDNAAALVELTGETDPDYDSNHGMSINGAWGGGFNRVQQAIQTAATAYAGDNNGQLPTDPSQITSYLSRTVDAATVQKYLNQMAADRPPSDVIILGSALKAYADQNNGKEPEDPAGLMPYITTPEQKAALQRIIAQYPSKSAAQTGK, encoded by the coding sequence ATGTCGAATGACGATCTAACCTTGCTGCGCGATTATTCCCGGGACCGTTCCGAGGATGCCTTCGCCGCGCTCGTCACACGCTATGTGAATCTTGTTTATTCAGTGGCGCTGCGGCAAACAGGCGATCCGCATCTCGCCGAGGAAATCACCCAAGCGGTTTTCATCCTGCTCGCGCGCAAGGCCGATTCACTGGGATCGAAAGTCATTTTACCGGGCTGGCTTTGCCGCACCGCGCGAAATGTCGCGGCCAATGCGCTCACTCTTCAACGGCGGCGGCAACATCGCGAACAGAAGGCATATATGGAATCTCGGTTGAACGAACCCGGGCCGGAACACGATGCCTGGCAGCAAATCGCCCCGCTGCTCGATGCCGCGATGGACCAGCTCGGCCAGCAACATCACGACGCCGTCGTGCTGCGTTTTTTCGAGAACCGCAATTTCAAGGACGTCGGCGTCGCGCTGGGCGTAAGCGAAGACGCAGCCAAGATGCGGGTGAGTCGCGCGCTGGAAAAGTTGAGAAAGTTTTTCACGAAGCGCGGCGTGGTTTCGAGCGCGGCCAGCATCGCCGGAGCCATTTCCACTAACTCCATCCAGGCCGCGCCCGCCGCGCTTGCGGGCACGATTTCTGCCGCCGCATTTTCTGAAGCTGCCACGTCCATTTTCACCGCGACCAAAGTCATTGCCATGACCACTCTGCAAAAAGCCATCATCACCGCGGCCGTCGTCTCCATCGTCGGCGCGGGAATTTTCGCCGTGCGGCTGAACTCGCGGTTGCGCGAACAAAATGAAGCGTTCCAACAACAACAGGCATTGCTCGCCAGTCAACTCGAGCAATTACAACACAACCGCGCCGACGCCTCCAACCGGATCGCATCGTTGACGGGTGAGCTGGCGAAGAACCGGCGCAACGATGCGGAGTTGCTCAAGCTTCGCGGCGAGGTGACGCAATTAACAGGGGCATCAAGTGAGCCAAGTGCGGCTGCGGAAAAAATTTGGCTCAACAAAATCGTGAAGCTCAAAAAGATTCTCCAGGAGAGGCCCGACAAGCGGGTTCCCGAGATGCAATTTTTGACCGAGAAGGATTGGGGCGACGCCTCGTGGGACGCGGATTTCGATACCGAGGACGGAATCCGCGTGGCCTTGAGCAACCTGCGCGGCATGGCCGAGAACACGTTCCTGAATGAGATGATGAAGGCGGCGATGAAAAAATATCTCGCGGCCAACAATGACATTTTGCCCGCGAGCCTGCTTCAGCTTGAGCCATTCTTCGATGTGCCGGTCACGGACGATATGTTGCAGCGCTATAAGCTGGTTCAAACTGGCAAGGTGGATAATGCGGCCGCCCTCGTGGAACTCACCGGCGAAACGGATCCCGACTACGATTCAAACCACGGCATGTCCATCAACGGCGCATGGGGCGGCGGATTCAACCGGGTTCAGCAAGCCATTCAAACCGCCGCGACTGCGTATGCTGGCGATAACAATGGCCAACTGCCTACTGACCCTTCACAAATAACTTCTTATCTTTCCCGGACGGTGGACGCGGCGACCGTGCAAAAATATTTGAACCAAATGGCCGCCGATCGTCCGCCATCGGATGTGATTATATTAGGCTCCGCGCTAAAAGCCTACGCTGATCAAAACAACGGAAAAGAACCGGAAGACCCGGCTGGCTTGATGCCTTATATCACCACTCCCGAACAAAAAGCGGCGCTTCAGCGAATCATCGCCCAATACCCCTCAAAGTCCGCCGCCCAAACCGGTAAATAA
- a CDS encoding GNAT family N-acetyltransferase has product MSAQPMIERLRTPEEAQACATLMAESEPWLTLRFNHAAVVAVLNGPTTEVYLARLNGEFTGHIQINMSGAFAGYIQTIAVAPAWRNQGIGEALIHFAEQRIFRDSPNVFLCVSDFNLRAQKLYARLGYERVGELKDYVIAGASEFLLRKTISPKRDFKRTS; this is encoded by the coding sequence GTGTCCGCGCAACCGATGATTGAACGTCTGCGCACGCCGGAGGAAGCGCAGGCGTGCGCCACGCTCATGGCGGAATCCGAACCGTGGCTTACGCTTCGATTCAATCACGCCGCCGTGGTGGCCGTGCTCAATGGGCCAACGACGGAAGTGTATCTTGCGCGCCTCAACGGCGAATTCACCGGGCACATTCAGATCAACATGAGTGGCGCGTTCGCGGGTTACATCCAGACCATCGCCGTCGCGCCCGCGTGGAGGAACCAGGGCATCGGCGAGGCGCTCATTCATTTTGCCGAGCAACGGATTTTTCGCGACAGCCCAAATGTGTTCCTGTGCGTGTCCGATTTCAATTTGCGCGCGCAAAAATTGTATGCCCGGCTCGGCTACGAACGCGTCGGCGAACTCAAGGACTACGTCATCGCGGGCGCTTCCGAATTTCTCCTGCGCAAAACAATTTCGCCGAAACGCGATTTCAAGCGCACCTCGTGA
- a CDS encoding host-nuclease inhibitor Gam family protein — protein sequence MASTKGSMNNRIKLKTPVLKTRAEMELLMREIAGLKLNETLLAANMDAELQGVRDSYEGRLASLAQVLEEKTATAREWAEANPAEFGQRKSIEFTHGIAGFRTGTPKLKTVSKCKWDSVLQTLRDLAWGHAYIRVKEEINKEQILADVAAQILNEADLRKAGAQVVQEESFFVEPKLTRVDAREVA from the coding sequence GTGGCCAGCACGAAAGGCTCCATGAACAACCGCATCAAACTGAAAACGCCCGTCCTCAAAACCCGCGCCGAAATGGAATTGCTCATGCGCGAAATCGCCGGTCTGAAACTCAATGAAACCTTGCTCGCCGCGAATATGGATGCCGAATTACAGGGTGTACGCGACAGTTATGAGGGACGCCTCGCTTCGCTCGCGCAAGTGTTGGAAGAAAAAACCGCGACTGCGCGCGAATGGGCCGAGGCGAACCCGGCGGAGTTCGGCCAGCGAAAATCCATCGAGTTCACGCACGGCATCGCGGGCTTTCGCACGGGCACGCCGAAGTTGAAAACGGTTTCCAAATGCAAGTGGGATAGCGTGTTGCAAACGCTCCGTGATTTGGCGTGGGGCCACGCCTACATCCGCGTGAAAGAGGAAATCAATAAGGAGCAGATTTTGGCTGACGTCGCCGCGCAGATTTTGAACGAGGCTGATTTGCGGAAGGCCGGCGCGCAAGTGGTTCAGGAGGAGTCGTTTTTCGTGGAACCGAAGTTGACGCGCGTGGATGCGCGCGAAGTCGCGTGA
- a CDS encoding S24 family peptidase has product MRQPKKASLEQILSERLRICRLRLGLTQQGLAKLTGFSLSAIGNWESRQNSPTPTKLAVLAKKLGVTIDYLLGNDNTAPPANASSRAEIREVPIVAWAHAGELVAYTDLDASWHEYTATTCRDENCFAVIIEGDSMEPKYGAGDIAILMPNVEPRNGCLVVCKLKNEGVFFKLFHQSNDGKIFRLSSYNPVYPVMECKKDDFIWIYPVAQVTKNVWR; this is encoded by the coding sequence ATGCGTCAACCAAAAAAAGCATCTTTAGAGCAAATATTATCAGAACGGCTGAGAATTTGCCGCCTGCGCTTGGGCCTGACTCAGCAGGGACTCGCTAAATTGACCGGTTTTTCGCTGAGCGCCATTGGGAATTGGGAGAGCCGCCAGAATTCACCGACGCCTACGAAACTGGCGGTGCTGGCCAAAAAACTTGGCGTGACGATTGATTACCTGCTTGGCAATGACAACACCGCGCCCCCGGCCAACGCTTCTTCGCGCGCGGAAATTCGCGAGGTTCCCATCGTGGCGTGGGCGCACGCCGGCGAACTGGTGGCTTACACCGACCTTGACGCCTCGTGGCACGAATACACCGCCACCACTTGCCGCGACGAAAATTGTTTCGCCGTGATCATCGAGGGCGATTCGATGGAGCCCAAATATGGCGCGGGCGACATCGCAATCCTGATGCCGAACGTCGAGCCGCGCAACGGTTGTCTGGTCGTTTGCAAATTGAAAAACGAAGGCGTGTTCTTCAAGTTGTTCCACCAGTCCAACGACGGCAAAATCTTCCGGCTTTCGAGTTACAATCCGGTTTATCCCGTCATGGAATGCAAGAAGGACGATTTCATTTGGATTTACCCAGTGGCGCAGGTGACAAAAAATGTGTGGCGATAA